A genomic window from Lotus japonicus ecotype B-129 chromosome 1, LjGifu_v1.2 includes:
- the LOC130729497 gene encoding scarecrow-like protein 27 isoform X1 has product MMQEEHEPGEMKAVPLPFQEFRGKGVLDFAASAGVGDSLQQEQFLQRWNTRRENCCYVGFEPTTYTNPPTPCSTLSSSHGSTGGGGCGSTDSSTGAAKVSGEKGNSNHNPPQAGLEVGQGRCGMGMEDWESVLSESPGQDHSILKLIMGDIEDPSMGLTKLLQGGNCSQDVEFNGVGMGFSFVDQSSVLDPISGGNFGGSIDPSSGPGNCSDFNFNTHNNVNSNVARAGSGVNPNPVFPASASNLSPVSLPPGMFQPQQQHHQPMESLDEKLQLFNPQFILNQSQAQFMPNPGLGFPLTYSQLQEHHQLHPQQPPAKRLNSGSAGLNYQVPRTPFFDSGQEMFLGRQQQQQQQQQLQLLPHHLQQRPSSMVVAPKQKMVNTGNGGEDVATHQLQQAIIDQLFKAAELYDAGNPELAHGILARLNHQLSPIGKPFQRAAFYFKEALQLLLHSNGNKNLTFSPAGLLLKIGAYKSFSEISPVLQFANFTCNQALLEAAEGFDRIHIIDFDIGFGGQWSSFMQELALRNGGAPALKITAFVLPSHHDEMELSFTQDNLKQYASEINMSVELEILTLESLNSASWPQPLRDSEAVVVNLPIGSFSNCPSYLPLVLRFVKQLMPKIVVTLDRSCDRTDVPFPQHLIFALQSYSGLLESLDSVNVHPDVLQMIEKYYVQPAMEKLVLGRQRLQETTLPWKNMLLSSGFSALPFSNFTESQAECLVQRTPVRGFHVEKRQSSLVLCWQRKDLISISTWRC; this is encoded by the exons ATGATGCAGGAGGAGCATGAACCAGGTGAG ATGAAGGCCGTGCCCCTTCCCTTTCAGGAATTTCGAGGGAAAGGGGTCTTAGATTTTGCTGCTTCTGCTGGTGTTGGTGATTCTTTGCAgcaagagcagtttctgcaaAGGTGGAACACTCGCAGGGAAAACTGTTGCTATGTGGGCTTTGAGCCCACCACCTACACAAACCCACCCACACCTTGCTCCACACTGTCTTCCTCACACGGCAGCACCGGTGGCGGTGGCTGCGGCTCCACCGATAGCTCCACCGGCGCAGCAAAGGTCTCAGGCGAAAAGGGGAACAGCAACCACAACCCACCCCAAGCAGGGTTAGAAGTTGGCCAGGGAAGATGTGGGATGGGAATGGAGGATTGGGAGAGTGTGCTTTCTGAGTCACCGGGTCAAGATCATTCCATTCTGAAATTGATTATGGGGGACATTGAGGACCCATCTATGGGATTGACCAAGCTTTTGCAGGGGGGAAATTGTTCTCAGGATGTTGAATTCAATGGGGTTGGCATGGGTTTTAGTTTTGTGGATCAGAGTTCTGTGCTTGACCCTATTTCTGGTGGGAACTTTGGGGGCAGCATTGACCCTTCATCTGGTCCTGGGAATTGTTctgatttcaatttcaatacCCACAACAATGTTAACTCTAATGTTGCAAGAGCAGGTTCAGGTGTGAATCCAAACCCTGTGTTCCCTGCTTCAGCTAGCAATCTCTCACCGGTTTCCCTCCCTCCGGGTATGTTTCAGCCACAGCAGCAGCATCATCAGCCGATGGAGTCTCTTGATGAGAAGCTGCAGCTTTTCAATCCTCAGTTCATTTTGAATCAAAGCCAAGCACAGTTTATGCCCAACCCAGGCTTGGGCTTTCCTTTGACATATTCCCAGCTGCAAGAACATCATCAGCTTCACCCACAGCAGCCTCCGGCGAAACGCCTCAACTCTGGCTCTGCTGGACTAAATTATCAGGTTCCGAGGACGCCCTTTTTCGATTCTGGCCAAGAGATGTTTCTTGGgagacagcagcagcagcagcagcaacagcagctCCAACTGCTTCCACACCATCTGCAGCAGAGGCCATCATCCATGGTGGTGGCACCGAAGCAGAAAATGGTGAACACCGGTAACGGCGGCGAAGATGTGGCAACACACCAGCTTCAACAGGCCATTATTGACCAACTCTTCAAGGCTGCTGAACTGTACGACGCCGGTAATCCGGAACTCGCGCACGGGATATTGGCGCGGCTCAATCACCAACTTTCTCCCATTGGGAAGCCTTTTCAAAGGGCTGCTTTTTATTTTAAGGAGGCATTGCAATTACTTCTCCACTCGAATGGCAACAAAAATCTGACCTTCTCACCTGCTGGCCTATTGCTCAAGATTGGCGCTTACAAATCGTTCTCAGAAATCTCACCGGTCCTGCAGtttgccaatttcacttgtaaccAAGCACTGCTTGAAGCTGCTGAAGGGTTTGATCGCATTCACATAATAGATTTTGATATTGGGTTTGGTGGGCAGTGGTCTTCTTTCATGCAAGAGTTAGCACTCAGGAATGGTGGTGCACCTGCACTCAAGATCACTGCATTTGTGTTACCCTCTCACCATGATGAAATGGAGCTCAGTTTCACACAGGATAATTTGAAGCAATATGCTAGTGAAATCAACATGTCTGTTGAGCTTGAGATTCTGACCCTCGAGTCATTGAATTCTGCTTCGTGGCCCCAGCCACTTCGTGATAGCGAAGCTGTTGTGGTTAACTTACCTATTGGCTCTTTCTCAAATTGTCCCTCATATCTTCCTCTGGTTCTTCGCTTTGTGAAGCAGCTCATGCCCAAAATTGTGGTTACATTGGATAGAAGTTGTGATCGAACTGATGTACCATTTCCTCAGCATCTAATTTTTGCACTCCAGTCTTATTCGGGGCTGCTTGAGTCACTTGATTCTGTTAATGTTCACCCAGATGTCCTTCAGATGATTGAAAAGTATTATGTTCAACCAGCAATGGAGAAGCTTGTTTTGGGCCGTCAGCGTTTGCAGGAAACAACACTTCCTTGGAAAAATATGCTCTTGTCATCTGGTTTCTCGGCCTTGCCATTTAGTAACTTTACAGAGTCCCAAGCAGAGTGTTTGGTGCAGAGGACTCCGGTTAGGGGATTTCATGTGGAGAAGAGGCAGTCTTCCCTTGTTCTGTGCTGGCAAAGGAAGGATCTCATCTCCATTTCAACTTGGAGATGCTGA
- the LOC130729497 gene encoding scarecrow-like protein 6 isoform X3 yields MKAVPLPFQEFRGKGVLDFAASAGVGDSLQQEQFLQRWNTRRENCCYVGFEPTTYTNPPTPCSTLSSSHGSTGGGGCGSTDSSTGAAKVSGEKGNSNHNPPQAGLEVGQGRCGMGMEDWESVLSESPGQDHSILKLIMGDIEDPSMGLTKLLQGGNCSQDVEFNGVGMGFSFVDQSSVLDPISGGNFGGSIDPSSGPGNCSDFNFNTHNNVNSNVARAGSGVNPNPVFPASASNLSPVSLPPGMFQPQQQHHQPMESLDEKLQLFNPQFILNQSQAQFMPNPGLGFPLTYSQLQEHHQLHPQQPPAKRLNSGSAGLNYQVPRTPFFDSGQEMFLGRQQQQQQQQQLQLLPHHLQQRPSSMVVAPKQKMVNTGNGGEDVATHQLQQAIIDQLFKAAELYDAGNPELAHGILARLNHQLSPIGKPFQRAAFYFKEALQLLLHSNGNKNLTFSPAGLLLKIGAYKSFSEISPVLQFANFTCNQALLEAAEGFDRIHIIDFDIGFGGQWSSFMQELALRNGGAPALKITAFVLPSHHDEMELSFTQDNLKQYASEINMSVELEILTLESLNSASWPQPLRDSEAVVVNLPIGSFSNCPSYLPLVLRFVKQLMPKIVVTLDRSCDRTDVPFPQHLIFALQSYSGLLESLDSVNVHPDVLQMIEKYYVQPAMEKLVLGRQRLQETTLPWKNMLLSSGFSALPFSNFTESQAECLVQRTPVRGFHVEKRQSSLVLCWQRKDLISISTWRC; encoded by the coding sequence ATGAAGGCCGTGCCCCTTCCCTTTCAGGAATTTCGAGGGAAAGGGGTCTTAGATTTTGCTGCTTCTGCTGGTGTTGGTGATTCTTTGCAgcaagagcagtttctgcaaAGGTGGAACACTCGCAGGGAAAACTGTTGCTATGTGGGCTTTGAGCCCACCACCTACACAAACCCACCCACACCTTGCTCCACACTGTCTTCCTCACACGGCAGCACCGGTGGCGGTGGCTGCGGCTCCACCGATAGCTCCACCGGCGCAGCAAAGGTCTCAGGCGAAAAGGGGAACAGCAACCACAACCCACCCCAAGCAGGGTTAGAAGTTGGCCAGGGAAGATGTGGGATGGGAATGGAGGATTGGGAGAGTGTGCTTTCTGAGTCACCGGGTCAAGATCATTCCATTCTGAAATTGATTATGGGGGACATTGAGGACCCATCTATGGGATTGACCAAGCTTTTGCAGGGGGGAAATTGTTCTCAGGATGTTGAATTCAATGGGGTTGGCATGGGTTTTAGTTTTGTGGATCAGAGTTCTGTGCTTGACCCTATTTCTGGTGGGAACTTTGGGGGCAGCATTGACCCTTCATCTGGTCCTGGGAATTGTTctgatttcaatttcaatacCCACAACAATGTTAACTCTAATGTTGCAAGAGCAGGTTCAGGTGTGAATCCAAACCCTGTGTTCCCTGCTTCAGCTAGCAATCTCTCACCGGTTTCCCTCCCTCCGGGTATGTTTCAGCCACAGCAGCAGCATCATCAGCCGATGGAGTCTCTTGATGAGAAGCTGCAGCTTTTCAATCCTCAGTTCATTTTGAATCAAAGCCAAGCACAGTTTATGCCCAACCCAGGCTTGGGCTTTCCTTTGACATATTCCCAGCTGCAAGAACATCATCAGCTTCACCCACAGCAGCCTCCGGCGAAACGCCTCAACTCTGGCTCTGCTGGACTAAATTATCAGGTTCCGAGGACGCCCTTTTTCGATTCTGGCCAAGAGATGTTTCTTGGgagacagcagcagcagcagcagcaacagcagctCCAACTGCTTCCACACCATCTGCAGCAGAGGCCATCATCCATGGTGGTGGCACCGAAGCAGAAAATGGTGAACACCGGTAACGGCGGCGAAGATGTGGCAACACACCAGCTTCAACAGGCCATTATTGACCAACTCTTCAAGGCTGCTGAACTGTACGACGCCGGTAATCCGGAACTCGCGCACGGGATATTGGCGCGGCTCAATCACCAACTTTCTCCCATTGGGAAGCCTTTTCAAAGGGCTGCTTTTTATTTTAAGGAGGCATTGCAATTACTTCTCCACTCGAATGGCAACAAAAATCTGACCTTCTCACCTGCTGGCCTATTGCTCAAGATTGGCGCTTACAAATCGTTCTCAGAAATCTCACCGGTCCTGCAGtttgccaatttcacttgtaaccAAGCACTGCTTGAAGCTGCTGAAGGGTTTGATCGCATTCACATAATAGATTTTGATATTGGGTTTGGTGGGCAGTGGTCTTCTTTCATGCAAGAGTTAGCACTCAGGAATGGTGGTGCACCTGCACTCAAGATCACTGCATTTGTGTTACCCTCTCACCATGATGAAATGGAGCTCAGTTTCACACAGGATAATTTGAAGCAATATGCTAGTGAAATCAACATGTCTGTTGAGCTTGAGATTCTGACCCTCGAGTCATTGAATTCTGCTTCGTGGCCCCAGCCACTTCGTGATAGCGAAGCTGTTGTGGTTAACTTACCTATTGGCTCTTTCTCAAATTGTCCCTCATATCTTCCTCTGGTTCTTCGCTTTGTGAAGCAGCTCATGCCCAAAATTGTGGTTACATTGGATAGAAGTTGTGATCGAACTGATGTACCATTTCCTCAGCATCTAATTTTTGCACTCCAGTCTTATTCGGGGCTGCTTGAGTCACTTGATTCTGTTAATGTTCACCCAGATGTCCTTCAGATGATTGAAAAGTATTATGTTCAACCAGCAATGGAGAAGCTTGTTTTGGGCCGTCAGCGTTTGCAGGAAACAACACTTCCTTGGAAAAATATGCTCTTGTCATCTGGTTTCTCGGCCTTGCCATTTAGTAACTTTACAGAGTCCCAAGCAGAGTGTTTGGTGCAGAGGACTCCGGTTAGGGGATTTCATGTGGAGAAGAGGCAGTCTTCCCTTGTTCTGTGCTGGCAAAGGAAGGATCTCATCTCCATTTCAACTTGGAGATGCTGA
- the LOC130729497 gene encoding scarecrow-like protein 27 isoform X2 produces the protein MNQMKAVPLPFQEFRGKGVLDFAASAGVGDSLQQEQFLQRWNTRRENCCYVGFEPTTYTNPPTPCSTLSSSHGSTGGGGCGSTDSSTGAAKVSGEKGNSNHNPPQAGLEVGQGRCGMGMEDWESVLSESPGQDHSILKLIMGDIEDPSMGLTKLLQGGNCSQDVEFNGVGMGFSFVDQSSVLDPISGGNFGGSIDPSSGPGNCSDFNFNTHNNVNSNVARAGSGVNPNPVFPASASNLSPVSLPPGMFQPQQQHHQPMESLDEKLQLFNPQFILNQSQAQFMPNPGLGFPLTYSQLQEHHQLHPQQPPAKRLNSGSAGLNYQVPRTPFFDSGQEMFLGRQQQQQQQQQLQLLPHHLQQRPSSMVVAPKQKMVNTGNGGEDVATHQLQQAIIDQLFKAAELYDAGNPELAHGILARLNHQLSPIGKPFQRAAFYFKEALQLLLHSNGNKNLTFSPAGLLLKIGAYKSFSEISPVLQFANFTCNQALLEAAEGFDRIHIIDFDIGFGGQWSSFMQELALRNGGAPALKITAFVLPSHHDEMELSFTQDNLKQYASEINMSVELEILTLESLNSASWPQPLRDSEAVVVNLPIGSFSNCPSYLPLVLRFVKQLMPKIVVTLDRSCDRTDVPFPQHLIFALQSYSGLLESLDSVNVHPDVLQMIEKYYVQPAMEKLVLGRQRLQETTLPWKNMLLSSGFSALPFSNFTESQAECLVQRTPVRGFHVEKRQSSLVLCWQRKDLISISTWRC, from the exons ATGAACCAG ATGAAGGCCGTGCCCCTTCCCTTTCAGGAATTTCGAGGGAAAGGGGTCTTAGATTTTGCTGCTTCTGCTGGTGTTGGTGATTCTTTGCAgcaagagcagtttctgcaaAGGTGGAACACTCGCAGGGAAAACTGTTGCTATGTGGGCTTTGAGCCCACCACCTACACAAACCCACCCACACCTTGCTCCACACTGTCTTCCTCACACGGCAGCACCGGTGGCGGTGGCTGCGGCTCCACCGATAGCTCCACCGGCGCAGCAAAGGTCTCAGGCGAAAAGGGGAACAGCAACCACAACCCACCCCAAGCAGGGTTAGAAGTTGGCCAGGGAAGATGTGGGATGGGAATGGAGGATTGGGAGAGTGTGCTTTCTGAGTCACCGGGTCAAGATCATTCCATTCTGAAATTGATTATGGGGGACATTGAGGACCCATCTATGGGATTGACCAAGCTTTTGCAGGGGGGAAATTGTTCTCAGGATGTTGAATTCAATGGGGTTGGCATGGGTTTTAGTTTTGTGGATCAGAGTTCTGTGCTTGACCCTATTTCTGGTGGGAACTTTGGGGGCAGCATTGACCCTTCATCTGGTCCTGGGAATTGTTctgatttcaatttcaatacCCACAACAATGTTAACTCTAATGTTGCAAGAGCAGGTTCAGGTGTGAATCCAAACCCTGTGTTCCCTGCTTCAGCTAGCAATCTCTCACCGGTTTCCCTCCCTCCGGGTATGTTTCAGCCACAGCAGCAGCATCATCAGCCGATGGAGTCTCTTGATGAGAAGCTGCAGCTTTTCAATCCTCAGTTCATTTTGAATCAAAGCCAAGCACAGTTTATGCCCAACCCAGGCTTGGGCTTTCCTTTGACATATTCCCAGCTGCAAGAACATCATCAGCTTCACCCACAGCAGCCTCCGGCGAAACGCCTCAACTCTGGCTCTGCTGGACTAAATTATCAGGTTCCGAGGACGCCCTTTTTCGATTCTGGCCAAGAGATGTTTCTTGGgagacagcagcagcagcagcagcaacagcagctCCAACTGCTTCCACACCATCTGCAGCAGAGGCCATCATCCATGGTGGTGGCACCGAAGCAGAAAATGGTGAACACCGGTAACGGCGGCGAAGATGTGGCAACACACCAGCTTCAACAGGCCATTATTGACCAACTCTTCAAGGCTGCTGAACTGTACGACGCCGGTAATCCGGAACTCGCGCACGGGATATTGGCGCGGCTCAATCACCAACTTTCTCCCATTGGGAAGCCTTTTCAAAGGGCTGCTTTTTATTTTAAGGAGGCATTGCAATTACTTCTCCACTCGAATGGCAACAAAAATCTGACCTTCTCACCTGCTGGCCTATTGCTCAAGATTGGCGCTTACAAATCGTTCTCAGAAATCTCACCGGTCCTGCAGtttgccaatttcacttgtaaccAAGCACTGCTTGAAGCTGCTGAAGGGTTTGATCGCATTCACATAATAGATTTTGATATTGGGTTTGGTGGGCAGTGGTCTTCTTTCATGCAAGAGTTAGCACTCAGGAATGGTGGTGCACCTGCACTCAAGATCACTGCATTTGTGTTACCCTCTCACCATGATGAAATGGAGCTCAGTTTCACACAGGATAATTTGAAGCAATATGCTAGTGAAATCAACATGTCTGTTGAGCTTGAGATTCTGACCCTCGAGTCATTGAATTCTGCTTCGTGGCCCCAGCCACTTCGTGATAGCGAAGCTGTTGTGGTTAACTTACCTATTGGCTCTTTCTCAAATTGTCCCTCATATCTTCCTCTGGTTCTTCGCTTTGTGAAGCAGCTCATGCCCAAAATTGTGGTTACATTGGATAGAAGTTGTGATCGAACTGATGTACCATTTCCTCAGCATCTAATTTTTGCACTCCAGTCTTATTCGGGGCTGCTTGAGTCACTTGATTCTGTTAATGTTCACCCAGATGTCCTTCAGATGATTGAAAAGTATTATGTTCAACCAGCAATGGAGAAGCTTGTTTTGGGCCGTCAGCGTTTGCAGGAAACAACACTTCCTTGGAAAAATATGCTCTTGTCATCTGGTTTCTCGGCCTTGCCATTTAGTAACTTTACAGAGTCCCAAGCAGAGTGTTTGGTGCAGAGGACTCCGGTTAGGGGATTTCATGTGGAGAAGAGGCAGTCTTCCCTTGTTCTGTGCTGGCAAAGGAAGGATCTCATCTCCATTTCAACTTGGAGATGCTGA
- the LOC130729495 gene encoding polygalacturonase-like, with translation MTCVNVGTIIWVLLCNTLLGSSLGAPTSKYINVVNFGAKAGGKIDSTEPFIKAWQSACTSLSPAIVYVPKGRYLLRAANFRGPCKRNVTFLIDGTLVAPEDYREIGNSGSWILFNHVENLTISGGNLDAKGAAFWNCRRSGKTCPVGARTMTFNWVNNLVVSGIKSINSQLSHLVINTCNNVLVKNVRLIAPDQSPNTDGIHVERSTGVTINGCTMKTGDDCISIGDGTYNLFMSNIKCGPGHGVSIGSLGKEIDEKGVRNVTLVNSIFFGSDNGVRIKAWARPSNGFVSNVLFQNISMNNVENPIIIDQNYCPNNQGCPHQTSGIKISQVTYKNITGSSATAEAVTFDCSPSNPCQGITLEDINLTYSKKTVTSSCHNVGGTSSGTLVPESCL, from the exons ATGACTTGTGTTAATGTTGGAACTATCATCTGGGTATTGTTATGCAACACCTTGCTAGGGTCTTCACTTGGAGCTCCAACCTCTAAATACATTAATGTTGTTAATTTTGGGGCAAAAGCAGGTGGAAAAATTGACTCCACTGAACCATTTATAAAGGCTTGGCAATCAGCATGTACTAGCCTTAGTCCTGCCATTGTTTATGTGCCAAAAGGGAGGTATTTGCTGAGAGCTGCAAATTTCCGAGGTCCATGCAAGAGGAATGTCACATTCCTCATTGATGGAACTCTTGTGGCTCCTGAAGATTACCGGGAAATTGGAAACTCGGGATCTTGGATTTTGTTCAATCATGTGGAGAATCTCACTATTTCTGGTGGGAACTTGGATGCTAAAGGTGCTGCCTTTTGGAATTGTAGGAGGTCCGGGAAGACCTGCCCGGTTGGAGCAAGG ACAATGACATTCAACTGGGTGAACAACCTGGTGGTTAGTGGCATTAAATCAATCAACAGCCAGCTAAGTCATCTTGTGATCAACACCTGCAACAATGTTCTTGTGAAAAATGTGAGGCTTATTGCACCAGACCAGAGCCCTAACACTGATGGCATTCATGTTGAACGCTCAACAGGGGTTACCATTAACGGTTGTACCATGAAAACTGGCGATGACTGCATATCCATTGGTGATGGCACCTACAATCTATTCATGTCCAACATAAAATGTGGCCCCGGCCATGGCGTAAG CATTGGAAGTTTGGGAAAAGAAATTGATGAAAAAGGTGTTAGAAATGTGACTCTAGTGAATTCCATTTTCTTTGGATCGGACAATGGGGTGAGGATAAAGGCTTGGGCTAGACCAAGCAACGGGTTCGTTAGTAACGTTCTCTTCCAAAACATCTCCATGAACAACGTTGAAAATCCCATCATCATTGATCAGAATTACTGCCCCAataatcaaggttgtcctcaccAG ACTTCAGGAATCAAGATTAGCCAAGTTACTTATAAGAACATAACTGGAAGTTCAGCAACAGCAGAGGCAGTAACATTTGATTGCAGCCCAAGTAATCCATGCCAAGGGATCACATTGGAGGATATAAACCTAACCTACAGCAAAAAAACTGTAACATCATCGTGTCACAACGTTGGGGGTACAAGTAGTGGAACATTGGTACCAGAAAGTTGTTTGTAA
- the LOC130729496 gene encoding ras-related protein RABA4d: MSNLYGDYNQKIDYVFKVVLIGDSAVGKTQLLARFARNEFSLDSKATIGVEFQTKTIIVDNKTIKAQIWDTAGQERYRAVTSAYYRGALGAMLVYDMTKRQSFDHMARWLEELRGHADKNIVIMLIGNKCDLGSLRAVPTEDAEEFAQRENLFFMETSALESTNVETCFLTILTEIYRINAKKTLTVGDDPDGGSGLLKGSRIIVPNQEMDGGGKKGGCCFSS, translated from the exons ATGTCGAATTTGTATGGCGATTATAACCAGAAGATTGATTATGTATTCAAGGTGGTTCTGATTGGAGACTCCGCAGTTGGGAAAACTCAGCTCCTTGCTCGGTTTGCTAGGAACGAATTCAGCCTCGATTCCAAGGCCACCATAGGGGTTGAATTTCAGACCAAAACCATCATCGTTGATAATAAAACCATCAAGGCACAGATATGGGATACAGCTGGTCAAGAaag GTACAGGGCAGTTACTAGTGCATACTATCGAGGCGCCCTTGGGGCAATGTTAGTTTATGACATGACAAAGCGTCAATCGTTCGATCACATGGCGAGGTGGTTAGAAGAGCTAAGAGGTCACGCTGACAAGAACATTGTGATCATGCTAATTGGCAACAAGTGTGATCTGGGAAGTCTCAGAGCAGTGCCAACAGAAGATGCAGAGGAATTTGCTCAAAGAGAGAACTTGTTCTTTATGGAGACATCAGCACTTGAGTCTACTAATGTTGAAACGTGCTTTTTGACTATTCTTACTGAGATATACAGAATTAATGCCAAGAAAACACTAACTGTAGGTGATGACCCTGATGGGGGTTCAGGGCTTCTCAAGGGAAGTAGGATAATTGTTCCAAACCAAGAGATGGATGGTGGTGGAAAGAAGGGTGGGTGCTGTTTTTCCTCCTAG